The following are from one region of the Deltaproteobacteria bacterium HGW-Deltaproteobacteria-6 genome:
- a CDS encoding Rho termination protein produces the protein MSEETHHKKNHDEKHLDKLTVKELRELAAEFPHERAVHDMKKEELVAFIKEAKGIKDEGHVHKHKPKGKIKMTKPEVKAKIRELKVLHWQAMEDSETAKAVLLRHQISRLKKISRRVAEA, from the coding sequence ATGTCGGAAGAAACTCACCATAAAAAAAATCACGACGAAAAACACCTGGACAAACTGACCGTTAAAGAACTGCGGGAGCTGGCCGCCGAGTTTCCCCATGAGCGGGCGGTCCACGACATGAAGAAAGAAGAGTTGGTCGCCTTCATTAAGGAAGCCAAGGGCATCAAGGATGAAGGGCACGTGCACAAGCACAAACCCAAAGGAAAGATCAAAATGACCAAACCCGAAGTCAAAGCAAAAATCCGCGAATTGAAAGTCCTGCACTGGCAGGCAATGGAGGATAGCGAAACTGCAAAAGCCGTCCTGCTGCGCCACCAGATCAGCCGGTTGAAAAAAATCTCCCGCCGGGTGGCGGAAGCGTAA
- a CDS encoding CoA-binding protein, which translates to MIDSIYESPLYPIINPKSIAFFGASNNFMRMGSMMLSSVQALGYEGRLYPIHLQEKEVRGLTAYVSIMDLPEIPDLAIIVLPTDIVCQTLEACGQKGVKHAIIVSGGFREAGPEGVAAQKKLEAIALEYGIRFLGPNCLGIANPCLKLNPTTITAEGPPGFVGLASQSGSFITQMFDYLHRHGLGFSAAVSVGNEANVDIVDCLEYLGVCPHTRVITLYIEGISRGREFIETARAITPHKPIVALYAGGSEAGGRAGRSHTGSLSGPNEIYDGVFRQCGIIRAQSIAELFDYALALGTLPRPKGNRVIIQTHSGGPGATAADACGRAGLTLPPLSPETVKRLQPMIPKTASTANPLDLTYSLNSEQNFFDIPDVLLQEKNADILLAYFLSPGMFIERIMKEMGIPAESIPVERDIMIMQHADAFFSLTCRHPDKLIVGFTYRSLQETMVRSLLDRGVPIYQDPERAARAIAAVLEYYKMRDGMAGTNS; encoded by the coding sequence ATGATCGATTCCATTTACGAAAGTCCTCTTTATCCCATTATCAATCCGAAGAGCATCGCCTTTTTCGGCGCTTCCAATAATTTCATGCGCATGGGCTCCATGATGCTCTCATCCGTTCAGGCCCTGGGTTACGAAGGCAGGCTGTACCCCATTCATCTGCAGGAAAAAGAAGTGCGCGGGCTTACGGCCTATGTCAGTATTATGGATCTGCCGGAAATTCCGGACCTGGCGATTATCGTCCTGCCGACGGACATTGTCTGCCAAACCCTGGAAGCATGCGGCCAAAAAGGCGTCAAGCACGCCATCATCGTGTCCGGAGGCTTTCGCGAAGCGGGCCCTGAGGGCGTCGCTGCGCAAAAGAAGCTGGAAGCCATTGCCCTGGAATACGGCATCCGTTTTCTCGGACCGAACTGCCTGGGTATTGCCAACCCTTGCCTCAAGCTCAATCCTACAACAATTACGGCGGAAGGTCCTCCCGGTTTTGTGGGCCTGGCGTCCCAGAGCGGAAGTTTTATCACTCAGATGTTTGATTACCTGCATCGCCACGGGTTGGGTTTCAGCGCGGCGGTAAGCGTGGGGAATGAAGCCAACGTCGACATTGTCGATTGCCTGGAATACCTGGGCGTATGCCCGCACACCAGGGTCATTACGCTTTACATCGAAGGAATCAGCAGGGGCAGAGAGTTCATCGAAACGGCCCGGGCCATCACACCGCATAAGCCGATCGTAGCCCTTTACGCGGGCGGGTCCGAGGCGGGCGGGCGCGCGGGCCGCTCGCATACGGGTTCTCTGTCAGGACCTAACGAAATCTATGACGGCGTGTTCAGGCAATGCGGCATCATCCGGGCGCAGTCAATTGCCGAACTTTTTGATTACGCCCTTGCCCTGGGAACGCTGCCCAGGCCGAAAGGAAACCGGGTGATCATCCAGACGCACTCCGGCGGACCCGGCGCAACGGCTGCCGATGCCTGCGGCCGGGCGGGCCTTACCCTGCCGCCGCTATCGCCTGAAACAGTAAAACGGCTTCAACCGATGATCCCCAAAACAGCCAGCACGGCCAACCCGCTTGATTTAACTTACAGCCTGAATTCAGAGCAGAACTTCTTCGACATTCCCGATGTTCTTCTTCAGGAAAAAAACGCGGATATCCTGCTGGCTTACTTCCTCTCCCCCGGTATGTTCATCGAACGGATCATGAAAGAAATGGGGATTCCCGCAGAGTCCATCCCGGTTGAGAGGGATATAATGATTATGCAGCACGCGGATGCTTTTTTCAGTCTGACTTGCCGCCACCCCGACAAACTGATTGTCGGCTTCACCTACCGGAGCCTTCAGGAAACAATGGTCCGGAGCCTGCTCGACCGCGGTGTCCCCATTTATCAGGACCCTGAGCGCGCCGCGCGGGCCATCGCGGCAGTTCTGGAATACTATAAGATGCGCGATGGAATGGCGGGAACGAACAGTTGA
- a CDS encoding carboxylate--amine ligase produces MTDPQSLIQNAKACGRKALNESESKQFLAAFGVPVCREVLASSPEAAAAEAARMGVPVVLKASGEKMMHKTEAGGVVLNVKNEQEILSEGRRLLAIPGCESLSVQEMVVGARELVCGLTRDPSFGPAVMFGLGGILTETLKDTVFRIAPLTMYDAKDMMSGIRANTILQPFRGEAAVDTELLAKILITVGEIGLQYESITEIDINPLKIRRDGKPIAVDALIVLAA; encoded by the coding sequence ATGACTGATCCCCAATCTTTAATTCAAAACGCGAAAGCCTGCGGCCGGAAAGCCTTGAATGAATCCGAATCCAAACAATTTCTTGCCGCTTTCGGCGTGCCCGTCTGCCGGGAGGTTCTGGCATCTTCTCCTGAGGCCGCGGCCGCGGAGGCCGCCCGGATGGGGGTTCCCGTTGTGCTCAAAGCGTCGGGTGAGAAAATGATGCATAAAACGGAAGCGGGCGGCGTTGTGCTGAATGTGAAGAATGAACAGGAAATTCTATCCGAAGGCCGGCGGCTTCTGGCGATTCCGGGATGCGAGTCTTTGTCCGTGCAGGAAATGGTGGTGGGCGCCCGGGAACTGGTCTGCGGCCTCACCCGCGACCCTTCCTTCGGCCCGGCGGTGATGTTCGGCCTCGGCGGCATTCTGACCGAAACGCTGAAAGACACGGTTTTCCGGATTGCTCCTCTTACGATGTATGATGCAAAGGATATGATGTCGGGGATTCGGGCCAATACCATCTTACAGCCCTTCAGGGGAGAAGCGGCAGTCGATACGGAGCTTCTGGCAAAGATCCTGATCACGGTAGGGGAAATCGGCCTGCAATACGAATCAATCACCGAAATTGATATCAATCCTCTGAAGATTCGCCGCGACGGAAAACCCATAGCCGTGGACGCGCTGATTGTACTTGCGGCCTGA
- a CDS encoding acetyl-CoA C-acyltransferase has product MKDVVIVSACRTAIGTFGGTLKDMIGARIAAVVMKEAVKRAGIDPVIIDDVRFGCCIEHPNTLNTARVGALLAGIPESVTAVTVNRVCISGMEAVLSGAAMIKAGMADVILAGGVEHMSGVPYVSFDARWGCRLQDSVFVDAMIRALHCGSYVQPLSDDGPLKSGQPFESLKGKPYIMGHTTELIAQLLNISREEMDEVALRSHNNVERATKNGDFQEEIVPIELPQKKGKPPIIFDKDEHFRPGMTMEQLKALPPAFIPKVGKVTAGNSSGLNDGASAMILMSAEKAKELGLKPIARIRSSARGGCHPSVMGLSPVPAVKNLLKNDPKLSLDAFELMEVNEAFAGQYLGCEKELGLKREITNINGSGIGLGHPVGSTGCRIMVTLIHAMKKHGKTLGMATLCGGGGVSMATTIEML; this is encoded by the coding sequence ATGAAAGATGTAGTCATTGTTTCGGCATGCCGGACAGCCATTGGAACATTCGGAGGAACATTGAAGGACATGATCGGAGCCCGCATTGCGGCTGTCGTCATGAAAGAAGCCGTTAAGCGCGCCGGAATAGATCCGGTCATCATTGACGATGTCCGGTTCGGCTGTTGTATCGAACACCCTAATACACTGAACACCGCTCGTGTAGGCGCCCTTCTAGCCGGCATTCCCGAATCCGTGACTGCTGTTACAGTGAACCGTGTATGTATATCCGGCATGGAAGCTGTACTCAGCGGCGCTGCGATGATCAAAGCCGGCATGGCTGATGTAATTCTGGCCGGCGGTGTTGAGCACATGTCCGGCGTGCCCTATGTGAGTTTCGACGCCCGCTGGGGTTGCCGCCTTCAGGACAGCGTTTTTGTCGATGCCATGATCCGCGCATTACACTGCGGCTCGTATGTCCAACCCTTATCCGACGACGGTCCCCTCAAATCAGGCCAGCCTTTCGAGAGTTTAAAGGGCAAACCCTATATCATGGGCCACACCACGGAATTGATTGCCCAGCTATTAAACATCAGCCGCGAGGAAATGGATGAGGTCGCCCTGCGCAGCCACAACAACGTCGAACGCGCCACCAAAAACGGCGATTTCCAGGAAGAGATCGTACCGATTGAACTCCCGCAGAAAAAAGGCAAACCGCCCATCATCTTCGACAAGGATGAACATTTCCGTCCCGGAATGACCATGGAACAATTGAAGGCGTTGCCTCCGGCATTCATCCCCAAGGTCGGCAAGGTTACCGCCGGCAACTCCTCAGGGCTCAATGACGGCGCTTCCGCCATGATCCTCATGTCCGCTGAAAAAGCCAAAGAACTGGGATTGAAACCGATTGCCAGGATACGATCCTCCGCGCGCGGCGGTTGCCATCCTTCCGTGATGGGCTTAAGCCCGGTTCCCGCTGTCAAAAACCTGCTTAAAAACGATCCAAAGCTTTCACTGGATGCCTTTGAATTAATGGAAGTCAACGAAGCATTCGCAGGCCAGTATCTCGGTTGTGAAAAGGAACTTGGCTTAAAACGTGAAATTACCAATATCAACGGCAGCGGCATCGGCCTAGGTCATCCGGTCGGTTCCACCGGCTGCCGCATCATGGTCACACTGATTCACGCCATGAAAAAACACGGCAAGACACTGGGCATGGCTACCCTGTGCGGCGGCGGCGGCGTCTCAATGGCCACCACGATTGAGATGCTTTAG
- a CDS encoding cyclase, with amino-acid sequence MTWMFLGLVSCCPVAERISLADAGQVIRAKRFVDLTHAFAPGIPHWPGFPDEKREILYGYEPGEGRLGHGFYAQSFTFVGQWGTHVDAPAHFVSGMRTVDRIDVKEMIMPLVVIDVHEKVAKNPDYVISMEDVKLWEKRHGRIPAGAFVAMRSDWCRRWPDMKAMQNKDADGVAHYPGWSLEVLRYLYEDRRITASGHETTDTDPGMATSKNDYSLEKYILQQNHYQIELLTNLSEVPEAGALLVAAFPKPLGGSGFPARVFAILP; translated from the coding sequence ATGACTTGGATGTTTTTAGGTTTGGTTTCCTGCTGTCCGGTTGCCGAAAGGATTAGCCTTGCAGATGCGGGACAAGTAATCAGGGCCAAGAGGTTTGTCGATCTCACCCATGCTTTCGCGCCCGGAATCCCGCATTGGCCCGGCTTTCCTGATGAGAAGAGAGAAATTCTTTACGGGTATGAGCCTGGTGAGGGGCGATTGGGTCACGGCTTTTATGCGCAATCCTTTACTTTCGTCGGCCAATGGGGAACCCATGTGGACGCTCCTGCACACTTCGTTTCCGGCATGCGGACTGTAGACCGGATCGATGTGAAAGAAATGATTATGCCGCTGGTTGTGATTGATGTTCACGAGAAGGTGGCGAAAAATCCGGACTATGTCATCTCAATGGAAGACGTAAAGCTATGGGAAAAGCGGCATGGCAGAATCCCTGCGGGGGCTTTTGTGGCGATGCGCTCGGATTGGTGCAGGCGGTGGCCCGATATGAAAGCCATGCAGAACAAAGATGCTGATGGTGTCGCCCATTACCCCGGCTGGAGTCTGGAAGTTCTTAGATATTTGTATGAAGATCGCAGGATCACTGCTTCCGGTCATGAGACGACCGATACGGACCCCGGCATGGCGACGTCCAAAAATGATTATTCACTGGAGAAATACATATTGCAGCAGAACCACTACCAAATTGAGCTTTTGACAAATTTATCCGAAGTGCCGGAGGCAGGCGCCCTGCTGGTCGCGGCCTTTCCCAAGCCGCTGGGCGGGTCCGGTTTTCCCGCCCGCGTTTTTGCCATCCTGCCGTAG
- a CDS encoding acid phosphatase, whose translation MAVYLIVMAGCACLTSSPIPATVEEIRPGILQGYLPTDKAPNSLMLLPAPPAEGSAAFAADQDAFATTRSLINTPRWTQAIKDAHLNFPEAPQAFSCALNAPITRDAMPNLYMLMHRSWTDAIVATLAAKNHYKRIRPFVVNKQASCTPDWDEKMSKDGSYPSGHTSIGWTWALILAEIDPDRADAVLSRGYAFGQSRVVCGVHWPSDVTAGRIIGAAVVAKLHSDPAFRAQMDATKKELATARAQGQKPAMDCKAEAAALAF comes from the coding sequence ATGGCGGTCTATCTGATCGTGATGGCCGGCTGTGCCTGTCTTACCTCTTCCCCCATCCCGGCAACAGTTGAAGAAATTCGTCCGGGCATTCTTCAGGGTTATCTGCCGACGGACAAAGCGCCCAACAGCCTGATGCTGCTTCCGGCCCCTCCGGCTGAGGGTTCCGCCGCATTTGCCGCCGATCAGGATGCTTTTGCAACGACGCGCTCCCTGATCAATACGCCGCGCTGGACGCAGGCTATCAAGGATGCCCATCTGAATTTTCCCGAAGCCCCGCAGGCTTTTTCCTGCGCGCTTAATGCACCGATCACCAGGGATGCCATGCCGAACCTTTACATGCTGATGCATCGCTCATGGACCGACGCGATCGTGGCCACCCTGGCCGCCAAAAATCACTATAAGCGTATTCGTCCCTTTGTTGTCAACAAGCAGGCCAGCTGCACACCGGACTGGGATGAAAAAATGAGCAAAGACGGTTCTTATCCATCCGGTCATACGTCTATCGGCTGGACATGGGCATTGATTCTGGCGGAAATTGATCCTGACCGGGCAGACGCAGTTTTATCCCGCGGTTATGCGTTTGGACAGAGCCGGGTGGTTTGCGGCGTTCACTGGCCTAGCGATGTGACGGCGGGCCGGATTATCGGGGCGGCCGTTGTCGCCAAACTCCACTCCGACCCGGCTTTCCGGGCGCAAATGGACGCCACAAAAAAAGAACTAGCCACAGCGCGGGCACAAGGGCAGAAGCCGGCAATGGACTGCAAGGCCGAAGCCGCAGCATTGGCCTTCTGA